The genomic segment CAAACGGCTTTAATTGTATTGATGGCGCAAATGGGAAGCTTTGTCCCCGCTGAATCTGCACACATCGGCATTGTTGATCGAATATTCACAAGGGTCGGAGCACACGACGAACTTTACTCGGGCCAAAGCACATTTATGGTCGAGATGACCGAAACCGCCAACATACTTAACAACGCAACTGACCGAAGCTTAATCATTCTCGATGAAATAGGGCGGGGGACAAGCACTTTTGATGGACTCTCGATAGCATGGGCAGTTGCCGAATACATAATAAGCATAGGCGCAAAGACGCTTTTTGCCACACACTACCACCATCTGAACGACCTCGCGAATGCATATTCAGGTATCAAAAATTACCGTATAGCTGTAAAAGAGGAGGGCGATAGGATTGTGTGGCTTAGAAAAATCATGCCTGGGGGTACAGATCGAAGCTATGGCATTCAAGTTGCACGTCTCGCCGGGCTTCCCCAGTCAGTAATTGAAAAGGCAAAAGAGGTACTTTGGAGTCTGGAAAATAACGGCACGACCAAAGGAATATTGGACAAAAACTTGAAGATTCCAACTCGAACCGAGAAACTACAGCTGACACTCTTCGAAGTTGAGGACCATCCGGTCATTCAAGAAATTAAGGAGCTTGACATTAGCACGATGTCGCCCATCGAAGCACTCACAAAACTTTACGAAATGCAACAACGACTAAAGAAGTAAGCCGCATGGAGACAAGAGCACAGCGTAGCATAATAAACATTCTCGATGACAACACTGCAAATAAGATCGCAGCAGGCGAGGTAATAGAGCGACCAGCCTCTGTTGTTAAAGAGCTTATAGAAAACTCCTTGGATGCAGGCGCTACCGAGATTAGAATTGACCTGATAGACGGAGGCAAGCGACTGATTCGAGTAACCGACAATGGTATCGGCATGTCACGAGAAGATTCTGTGCTAAGCCTTAAAAGGCATGCAACATCGAAAATCAAATCAGCTGACGACCTTTTTTCAATTCGTACTCTTGGATTCCGCGGTGAAGCCCTCCCAAGCATTGCCTCAGTTTCACACACAGAAATCGTTACGAGAAAATCAGAAGAAGATTTAGGCACAAAAATCACATGCGTTGCTGGCAAGATTGAGGAGGTCACCGATATTGGCGCTCCACCCGGTACATCTGTGCTTGTCAAAGATTTGTTTTTCAATCTTCCAGCGCGTCAGAAATTTCTCAAAACAGCCCAAACAGAACTAGGACATATAACCGAGCTTGTAAACCGGTTCGCCATTTCTCACGGTGAAGTAGATATAACTCTCTCGCATAATGACCGAGTTATTTTTCGCTCGCCAAGCTCGAATCTCCTAACTGACGCAGTCCTTACGGTTTTTGGAAGAGACGCAGCAGAGGCAGTGGTTGAAATTAACAGCCAAGCAGGACCTTACAAGATTTACGGGGTTATTTCAAAGCCATCATACTCAAAGGCAAACCGGTCCGGACAGCTGTTTTTCGTTAATCGGCGCTTTGTGCGAAATCGAAATCTTATCCATGCACTTGACGAAGCATATCGAGGCATCCTCCCGCAAGGGCGATTCCCACTTTTAATTTGCTTCATTGACGTCCCGCCTGAATTTGTGGATGTAAATGTTCATCCAACAAAAATTGAAGTTAAATTCGCTCGAGAATGGGAAGTTCATAATATCGTAATTTCATGCATTCGCGACGCACTTTCTTCAAGCAATATTATTCCAAATGCAGAGGATCTTCTCCCCTCAGCTTTAAACATTCGGAGACCGACATTCACGCCAACGTATCAAAAGAAGCTTTCACGATCAACCACGGATGAACTAGAAGAGTTCCGAATGTCTCTTGCAAGCAAGCTTGAGCAGCAGAAAAAAGAATTGTTTGTCCCACAAATCACGCAGGAAGGGTTTACAGAAGAGAAAGAAACAGCAGCGAAAATAGACCCTTTGGAAAGCGCTGAAGTATTAGCTCAAGCAAGAAACTTATACATTATTGCACAATCCCCAGCCGGAATATTATTAATAGACCAACATGTTGCTCACGAACGCATCCTTTATGACCAGCTTTCAAATATGTATAGCAAGGTCCATGCTCAGCGCCTAATTGTTCCATTGACACTTAACTTGGGCCATAGAGAAGCACTTGTAATAGAACACAAGCTTGATGATTTTCGTGCTCTTGGCTTCGAGATCGAATCTTTTGGAAAAGATTCATTTATTGTACGGTCAATACCTGTGATAATTGTGGATAAAAATTATGAGCGGGTATTAAAAGACATGATTGAGGAGCTAACCGAGCTAACAATTACCCGCCGTCTTTTAGTGCGCCGAGAAGCCTTAATAACAACATCGGCGTGCAAAATGGCAATAAAGGCAGGGGACAAACTTTCACATGAGGAAATGGCTAGGTTAATAAGCGATTTAAAACACACAAGTAATCCATACCTATGTCCACATGGACGCCCTATTGTAGTTTGTCTCTCCAATCATGATTTAGACAAAATGTTTGGGAGGTAACAGAGTAAATGATTTTTGCTAAACGCACCTGGATTGCCATATGTGTCCTGGCTTTAAATACTCCATGTATAACTGTATTCGCCGGCTTCACTCCCCGTGTAACATTTCAGCCAGAACCAAATGGAGCCTGCATAATAGTTAATAAGCGAATTGTCATTCGACTGAGAACCTCTAACGGCAATCTTTCACCAGTCCAAAGAGCTTCGCTAGCCACTGAAAGACTTGCCGGACTAGTTCAAAAGGGACTAAACCCAATGGCTCTTTCCTACAAGTTAACCGGGCAATCCGCCAGGCTTATGGCCGGTGACATTATGATTGCTATTGCCACCCCTAGCGAAGCAAAAGCACAAGGTACAACGCCAGCCAAACTTGCTAGCGCCTGGGTGCGTAATATTCGCGAAGCATTGAGTCTGCCGCCTCTAAGCGCATCGCCTACTGAGCTTCTAATACCGATAGGCGAAACGCGCATTGTAAACGTGGAATCTCTTCTTCCCGAACCCGTTACGGCTCAAGTATCCAATGGAGCAATTGTATCTGTAGATGCCTTAAAACCAGGCTCATTGGTGATTAAAGGGCTTCAACTTGGTGAAACTGAAATTACCCTAAGATGTGCTGAGTTTAGCGTAATAATTAAGGCGTATGTAAAGAAATATGCCGCCCAAATAATGAGCAGTGCAACAACAGTTGTTACCGGCTCAAATGTTCCAATTTCTTTGACCAAACAAGCTGCAGAAGATGCTGCTCGCTCAGCAGTGATTTTGGAACCTGGTGCGTTTGTCAGTTCGCTAAGCATGCCTAAAATCTCCTCAAGTCCTTTGCCAGGACAGAGAATTCAAATTCCCGTTGAAATAGAAGCAAGAGGAGGCAATCACATCCCCATTAAAGGTACAACGCAGGTGCACATCGAAAACAGACCCTTGTCCTATGTAAACGCATCCTCAATAATGTATAGCAATGACCCAGAGCGAATTTGGAAGTACCAAGTGCTTTATACTGGCAAAATACTCCAAAACCAAGAAGCAACTCGCCTGTTATACCACCACCAGAATATGATGGGCAGACGCATTGGTTTTGTAGTAGATATATTGAATCCTTCAACAAATTCAGCGAGCCTCCACCTAATTGAGGGAGTCTCGCCTCCCATGCTAGATACGGTGCTTGTTGGGTATAAAGCGGGCAATGAATTTCTTGAAAACCACCGGACAATGGTAGGCCGAATTATCGAACTGCGAAAAGAATCAAGGCGCGTGATTGTAAGCCAACCTCTTGATCATCCATATACCGCCAGCGGAATTATCGAGTTTAGGCAACTATCTGGTGATCCACTTATTGTTCGTGTTATTGCCAAACCCGAAGATCAGCGCCAAATTGAGGATAAGCGTAACATCCCATTGTCTTTAGACGGAATAGACCTTGCTAAATTTCAAATATCCGACCATATATATCCAAACCCTATGCAAAAATTGGAGCTAACTTATTTAGCAGGAAAGCCATGGGTTTTCTTTAGGATTGGCAAAGACGCCCTGAAGAATTCCGAAAAGGATAGATGGCTTTTTGGAAACTACGGAGTTATTTATGATATAAAAGCTACGCTTGAAAATCCTTTGATGACATCCCACACTGTAGAAATCGCTTTCGAAGCGACAGCCGGTATTGCGAGCGGGGTATTTTTCGTAGATGGGCGGCCGGTGCGCATAAAATCACTTCAACCTCCTCAAGAAATTTGTCTCGATAAGATTACTATTCCAGCAGGAAAAACTAGAACAGTCTCGATTCGAACGATGCCCCTCTCGGGTTCGGCATACCCTGCCACTTTGATAATTCGGCCTGCAGGTACAACTGCTTCCGCATCGGCAGCAAAGTCCAACTAAAGACGTCAATAGTCTAATCCTTTGATAACTTAAAGTTTTTGCGAACGGAGGCTAAAAAATACAATGAGCAACTTAAAGCAGCAAGCAAGGTTACTGTGGTGTGATGCCGAGGCAAACAGCATACAGCTATCAACCCGAAAGGGCGTCGCTGAAGTAGTAAGAAAAGCCTCCCGGGCAGGAATTAACACAATTATAGTGGATGTCAAACCTCTCAGCGGTGAAGTACTTTATCTTAGTGAAATTGCCCCAAGACTCAAAGAGGTCAAGGGACATTTTTATCCTCAGTCGTTCGACCTTCTGCAAACAATGGTTGAGGAAGGACACTCATCAGGGATTCCAGTACACGCCTGCATTAATGTTTTTTCTGAAGGCCACCGCAAATGGAATCGAGGTCCTGCATATTCTCAACCCGAGTGGCAAGCAATAACATATGAAGGCGGAAATCCTCCTAAGTTCTCGCTCATGCAAGACTCACGGCATGAAACATTCGGCGTGTTTGTTAACCCTATCGGCCCAGCAAGAGAATATGAGCTTAGAATTATCAGGGAAATCGCCCATCGCTACAACATTGATGGCATAGTATTCGATAGGATGCGCTATCCAAATCTTTATGCTGATTTTAGCCCCATAAGCAAGATGGCTTTTGAAAAATGGATTGGCATTTCAAACCTTCGCTGGCCAGATGACATACTCATTTTAAGCAATGATGAAAAAATTATCCGCGGACGCTATTACAAAGAATGGCTCGAGTGGCGGGCTTGGCAAATCAAAAACTTCGCAGGGGATGCTGTGCATCTTGTGCGTTCCATTAATCCCAAAATTAAAATCGGAGTTTATGTTGGCTCCTGGTACGATACCTATTTTGATGTCGGAGTCAATTGGGGAAGTGAGAATTTCCACCCAGGCTATGAATGGATGACGGCAGATTACAATAAAACAGGCTTTGCAGAGCTCTTCGATTACATTTGCACAGGTTGCTACTACCCCGATGTAACACAAGAAGAAGCACGCTCAGCCAAAGGCAATGAAAACCTCAGCGTTGAGGCAGCATGTCAACTTTCAATGAAGGCAATTAGCGGTGCCAGCAATGTGTACGGCAGTCTATACTTGCTCGACTACAAGCAAAGACCGGATAAGTTCCGCAGTGCGGTTGATATGGTCCTTCGCAATACACAAGGAATAATGTTCTTTGATCTAGTGTATCTTGAAGACTATGGATGGTGGCAGATTTTGGAAGAAGTATTTACAAATGATGCGATTGCACCACATGATGCAAATGATTAATAACGTAACGGTAGCGTTACTCATCGCCCTTTGTGGAGCACTGCTTAATAACAACTTTGCCTTTTCACAGGACTGCCAAGAACTTTACAGAATACGAATTGCCAATCGTACTGATGGCGCTGTCGAAGTCAGCCTTAATAAAGGAACTTCGTATACAATTGTTGGCCGAGTGACTAGACCTGCAACCAAAGTATCACGCGGTTATTCGGCTAGCAAATACGCACAAGAGGGAAAAGTTGCCGCAATTGCAGTGCATGGTATTCGCATTAAAGTTGGTGCCATTCCGGAAAAACAAGGGGATACACCGTTAATTATAAGCATTCTGCCTCGAGAATTTGCCCAAGCCCCAAGAGGTTTTGGAGGTCACATCGCCGGTAGCTCAGGTATTGTAACCAACATTCCAACCGGTACCGCGATATTCCGAAACCTCGCTCCTTTTGTCGGCAATCAAGTCTTTCTTGAGCAAAGAGGTGTGCTGGCTCCGCTGCCATCCGGGTATTCACCTTGCGTTGGAGATGTGCTTGTAATCCTCGTGCATCTTCCAAAACGCTATGCAAAAGAGATTATTTTTGAAAATAAAACAGGCGGAAAAGTTGACGCCATCTATGAAGATGGCACAGAAACAATAGCAGTCGTTAAGCGACCAGTTCATGGGGTGGGGCGCTTCGACGCCACTGGGTACACCGGCGTAGGACAAATCAACACTAACCATACTGGCGTAATTACAATCTCAACAGCACCTATTGCTAATGGGCAAAAAGACGGTTCTAACTTTGAAACGCGAGGCGGTTTCATGATTCAACCTTCTAAGCACGCAATAGAATCAGGTGACTCACCACAAGTTTGCGTTGTTGGACCAGTTTCAAAAGACAGCCAATGGCTCGAAGGAACACCGCCGCTCT from the Armatimonadota bacterium genome contains:
- the mutL gene encoding DNA mismatch repair endonuclease MutL; translated protein: METRAQRSIINILDDNTANKIAAGEVIERPASVVKELIENSLDAGATEIRIDLIDGGKRLIRVTDNGIGMSREDSVLSLKRHATSKIKSADDLFSIRTLGFRGEALPSIASVSHTEIVTRKSEEDLGTKITCVAGKIEEVTDIGAPPGTSVLVKDLFFNLPARQKFLKTAQTELGHITELVNRFAISHGEVDITLSHNDRVIFRSPSSNLLTDAVLTVFGRDAAEAVVEINSQAGPYKIYGVISKPSYSKANRSGQLFFVNRRFVRNRNLIHALDEAYRGILPQGRFPLLICFIDVPPEFVDVNVHPTKIEVKFAREWEVHNIVISCIRDALSSSNIIPNAEDLLPSALNIRRPTFTPTYQKKLSRSTTDELEEFRMSLASKLEQQKKELFVPQITQEGFTEEKETAAKIDPLESAEVLAQARNLYIIAQSPAGILLIDQHVAHERILYDQLSNMYSKVHAQRLIVPLTLNLGHREALVIEHKLDDFRALGFEIESFGKDSFIVRSIPVIIVDKNYERVLKDMIEELTELTITRRLLVRREALITTSACKMAIKAGDKLSHEEMARLISDLKHTSNPYLCPHGRPIVVCLSNHDLDKMFGR
- a CDS encoding pilus assembly protein N-terminal domain-containing protein; its protein translation is MIFAKRTWIAICVLALNTPCITVFAGFTPRVTFQPEPNGACIIVNKRIVIRLRTSNGNLSPVQRASLATERLAGLVQKGLNPMALSYKLTGQSARLMAGDIMIAIATPSEAKAQGTTPAKLASAWVRNIREALSLPPLSASPTELLIPIGETRIVNVESLLPEPVTAQVSNGAIVSVDALKPGSLVIKGLQLGETEITLRCAEFSVIIKAYVKKYAAQIMSSATTVVTGSNVPISLTKQAAEDAARSAVILEPGAFVSSLSMPKISSSPLPGQRIQIPVEIEARGGNHIPIKGTTQVHIENRPLSYVNASSIMYSNDPERIWKYQVLYTGKILQNQEATRLLYHHQNMMGRRIGFVVDILNPSTNSASLHLIEGVSPPMLDTVLVGYKAGNEFLENHRTMVGRIIELRKESRRVIVSQPLDHPYTASGIIEFRQLSGDPLIVRVIAKPEDQRQIEDKRNIPLSLDGIDLAKFQISDHIYPNPMQKLELTYLAGKPWVFFRIGKDALKNSEKDRWLFGNYGVIYDIKATLENPLMTSHTVEIAFEATAGIASGVFFVDGRPVRIKSLQPPQEICLDKITIPAGKTRTVSIRTMPLSGSAYPATLIIRPAGTTASASAAKSN
- a CDS encoding family 10 glycosylhydrolase; this encodes MSNLKQQARLLWCDAEANSIQLSTRKGVAEVVRKASRAGINTIIVDVKPLSGEVLYLSEIAPRLKEVKGHFYPQSFDLLQTMVEEGHSSGIPVHACINVFSEGHRKWNRGPAYSQPEWQAITYEGGNPPKFSLMQDSRHETFGVFVNPIGPAREYELRIIREIAHRYNIDGIVFDRMRYPNLYADFSPISKMAFEKWIGISNLRWPDDILILSNDEKIIRGRYYKEWLEWRAWQIKNFAGDAVHLVRSINPKIKIGVYVGSWYDTYFDVGVNWGSENFHPGYEWMTADYNKTGFAELFDYICTGCYYPDVTQEEARSAKGNENLSVEAACQLSMKAISGASNVYGSLYLLDYKQRPDKFRSAVDMVLRNTQGIMFFDLVYLEDYGWWQILEEVFTNDAIAPHDAND